The DNA region AAAAAGCCAGGAAAGGTTATAGAAAGGCGTAAAAGCGTTGCAACCATAGAGAGCGGTAAGTGGGTTGGTCCAGTTCCTACACCTTTGACTGGAGAAATCGTGGAAATCAACGAAGCTTTGAAAACAAACCCCGCCTTAGTAAATGATGATCCATATGGTCAAGGATGGATAGTCAAAATAAAACCTACCAACCCAGAGGAGATAAATAGCCTTCTAAAGGGTCAAGCGGCAGTGGATGCTTTAACAAAGGTAGCAAACGAAAAGGGTATAAAGTGCGGATAAAACAGGTGCAGGAGGGGGTAGTGCCCCTCCTTGAAAATTTAGAGCTGGATTACAGCCTTTTGGAGCGTCTTCTGGAAGGATTTAGAATAAGAGAAGAAAACTTCGGCAAAAGGGTGCACTTTTATAGTCCTGGATTCAAACACTATCAAGTAGAAGACTTCTACGTGGAGACCATTCCCAAGTTTGTAGATGTTTCCATAACTGGCAGAAACTGCGAGCTTATGTGTGATCACTGCGCATCCAAAATCTTATGGCATATGATACCGGCCACCACACCAGAAGAGCTAAAGAGGGTAGGAGAGGATCTAAAAGCCAAGGGTGTGGAAGGCATTCTTATTTCC from Thermocrinis sp. includes:
- a CDS encoding glycine cleavage system protein H, with product MAVVNGCNIPEDLLYDVDPEANAFTWAKDNGDGTYTIGLTSIAAAMAGRLVAYTPKKPGKVIERRKSVATIESGKWVGPVPTPLTGEIVEINEALKTNPALVNDDPYGQGWIVKIKPTNPEEINSLLKGQAAVDALTKVANEKGIKCG